The Streptomyces kanamyceticus DNA segment CGTGGAAGGTGATGGTCTTGCCGGACGCGCTGAACTCGGCGTCGCGGCCGTCGGCGGCGCGGCCACCGATCTTGACCGTCACGCTGTTCCCGGTCGCGTCCTTCATCTGGGAGGCGACGGTCCGCTTCCAGATCAGCTCGTAGAGCCGGAACTGGTCGCCGGTCAGACCGGTCTCGGCGGGCGTGCGGAAACGATCACCCGAAGGACGGATCGCCTCGTGCGCCTCCTGCGCGTTCTTGACCTTCCCGGCGTACACACGCGGCTTGTCCGGCAGGTAGTCGCTGCCGTAGAGCTGCGTGACCTGCGCGCGGGCGGCGTTGATCGCCGTGTCGGACAGCGTCGTGGAGTCCGTACGCATATAGGTGATGAAGCCGTTCTCGTACAGCTTCTGGGCCACCTGCATGGTCGCCTTCGCGCCGAAGCCCAGCTTGCGCGAGGCCTCCTGCTGCATCGTCGTCGTACGGAAGGGTGCGTACGGCGAGCGGCGGTAGGGCTTGGACTCGACCGAGCGTACGGAGAAGTCCGTGTCCTGGAGCGCGGCGGCGAGGGCGCGGGCGTTGGTCTCGTCCAGGTGCAGCGTGTCGGACTTGAGCTGCCCCACCGAGTTGAAGTCGCGGCCCTGCGCCACGCGCTTGCCGTCGACCGTCGTGAGGCGGGCGACCAGCTGCGCGGGGTCGGAGGCGTCACCGGCGCGGCCCGTGCCGAAGGTGCCGGTCAGGTCCCAGTACTCGGCGGAGCGGAAGGCGATGCGCTCGCGCTCGCGCTCGACGACGAGACGGGTCGCCACCGACTGCACGCGGCCCGCCGACAGGCGCGGCATGACCTTCTTCCACAGGACCGGCGAGACCTCGTAGCCGTACAGGCGGTCGAGGATGCGGCGGGTCTCCTGAGCGTCGACCATGCGCTTGTTGAGCTCGCGCGGGTTGGCGACGGCGGCGCGGATCGCGTCCTTGGTGATCTCGTGGAAGACCATCCGGTGGACGGGGACCTTGGGCTTCAGGACCTCCAGGAGGTGCCACGCGATGGCTTCGCCCTCGCGGTCCTCATCGGTGGCGAGGAAGAGCTCGTCGGAATCCTTCAGGAGGTCCTTGAGCTTCTTGACCTGCGCCTTCTTGTCGGCGTTCACGACATAGATGGGCTGGAAGTCGTGCTCGACGTCCACGCCGAGGCGGCGCACCTCGCCGGTGTACTTCTCGGGCACCTCCGCGGCGCCGTTGGGAAGGTCACGGATGTGCCCGACGCTGGCCTCGACTACGTAGCCGGGGCCGAGGTAGCTCTTGATCGTCTTCGCCTTGGCAGGCGACTCGACGATGACGAGTCGGCGGCCGCCCTGTGCGGTCTCGCTGGTCGGGGACAACTTCGCTCTTCTCTCCGGTCGACGCTCGGTGGCAGTGCGCGGTGGCAGTGCTCGTGGCTGTGCGGTGGCAGCGCTCACACGGCTTGCGTTGCGCTGACGCTGCGGAGTGTGACGGTACATCCCGCCCCCGTGTCAAACGGGAAAAGCCCGCAACGGCCACTCGAACGGTAACCCGACTACCGCCATTCCTGCCGCCCGGAGTGTCGACCTGCTGTTTCGGGGGGGGCGGGCCGGGTGGTCGCTTGGTGGGCAGGCCCTTCCCCGCTGCGGAAGAGAGGGAAGAGAGGGGGGAGGCTGTGGCTCGCGGCGGGTGGTCCCGTCCCGCGTACCCCGGAATCAGCCGGTCCGCACCTATCGCGTACCTACCGCACGTCTATCGCGCACCTAGCGTGCGCCCCCTGCGCGCCGGTCGTGCACCGGCCACGCACCGGTCCCGTACCGGCCAGTCCGTGGTCGCGCCGTCGTTCAAGCCCCGCGACCCGCGCCCCGCCCCGACGCCGACCTCACAGCCGCGTGAAGCACCACACAGCGAGTGCCAGGGCGCCCGCTCCCGCGACGGCGGCGAGGGTCGCCGACGCGGCAGGGTTCACACCCTCGGCGACCGGCGCACGGTGCGCGACGCGGACCCCCGTCCACAACAGCAGTGCCGCGCCGAACAGCGCGAACACGGTCCCGGCGAAGATCGCTGGTGCGCTCTCCATGTCCTTGCCTCCCCGTACCGGATTTCCGTACCGGTCTCCCGGCCTGGAGGCTGACACGCACGGGAATCGGGAGCGCGAAATCCGGGTGAACGTGGGGCGGCCCACACCGGTCGTCCGCTCGGGTACGGGTACTGATGGGGAACCTGCTGTACGGAACCCGCCGTACGGAACCCGCCGAAATCCCCTCTACCGCACGGACGTTGGCCGGTTTCACATCCCGGAACCGGCACTCCCGCGCCGACACCTCGAACACCGGCGCGGACCCGCCCCGCCCCGCTACTCGCCCACCGGCAGCAGGAACCCCTGCCCGACGAGGAGCCTGATCTGCGCGGGAGTGCGGTCGCGCAGCAACACCGGGTCCTCTCCGACCAGTTGTGCGATGGCGTCCAGGATCCGTCCCGCGCTCAGTGATCCGTCGCACACTCCGGCGAACCCGGCACCCACGGTGTCCACCTTGGTGGCCCGTCGCATCCCGCGGTGCTGGCGCAGCACCACATGCTCCGGGTCCTCGGCGCCCGGCAGACCGACCTGCTCCTGCACGACCTCGTCGGCCAGCTTGAAGTGCGCGGCGAGCAGGGCGGCGTCGTCGTGCGTGCGCAGATAGTCCTGCCGCTCGAAGAACTCCCGCACCGCGTCGCCGAGCGGCTGCTCGACGGGGTGCGGCCACTCCTCGACCGTGATGGATGGCTCGGCGGCGCCGGTCTTCCTGAGCGTGATCCAGCCGAACCCGACGGCACGCGTGCCCCGCGCGTCAAACTCGTCCAGCCACGCCTCGTACCGCGCCGCGTACTCGGCGGGATCCGTGCGGTGGTCCCCCGCGTCGCGCAGCCACAGCTCGGCGTACTGCGTGATGTCCTGCACCTCGCGCTGCACGATCCAGGCGTCGCAGCCGCGCGGCACCCAGGACCGCAGCCGGTCCTGCCACTCCTCGTCCGCCACGTGCTGCCAGTTGGCGAGGAACTGCGCGTATCCCCCTTCGTTCAGTCGCTCCCCCGCCTCCTGAACGAGCGAGCGGCACAGATCGTCCCCGCCCATCCCGCCGTCGCGGTAGGTGAGCCGCGCCCCCGGCGAGATCACGAAGGGCGGGTTCGACACGATCAGGTCGTACGTTTCCTCGCCCACCGGTTCGAAGAGCGAGCCCTCCCTGAGGTCCGCCTCCGGGGCCCCGGACAGCGCGAGCGTGAGCCGGGTGAAGTGCAGCGCACGGGGGTTGAGGTCGGTCGCGGTCACGCGCGTGGCGTGCTGCGCGGCGTGCAGCGCCTGGATGCCGGAACCGGTACCGAGGTCGAGGGCGCTCGCGGCGGGCGTGCGTACGGTGATCCCGGCGAGCGTCGTGGACGCGCCGCCGACACCGAGGACGACGCCTTCGTCGCGGCTCCCGATGCCGCCCGCGCCACCGACCGCGCAGCCCAGGTCGGAGGCGATGAACCAGTCCTCGCCGCTCGGCCCGCCGTACGGCCGCACGTCCACGGTGGCCCGCAGCGCGCCGCCGTCCTCGGCCAGCCACCCGCTCTCCAGGAGGGCGTCGACGGGCAGCACGTCGGCCACGCGCGCGTGGGGCACAGATTCCTGCAGCAGAAAGAGGCGTACGAGCGCCGAGAGCGCCCCGCCGTCACGGGTGGCCCGCAAGGCGGGCACGGTCTCACTGCGCGCGAGCGCGGCATAGGCGGGCGCCCCGAGCAGCTCGAGCAGCCCGTCAGCGGTGAAGTCGGCACCGATCAGCGCACCACGCAGAGCGGCGGCGACATCGGCACGGTCGGACGAAGGCAGGGGGAGGCTGGCGTTACTCACGCTCCCCATTGTGGCGCGCCTGCTGTGGGCAGGCGTTCCGCAGGGCGAGTGGGGTCTCCCCTGCTCGAGCGAAGCCGAGAGCTTGGGGAAGGGTGGGCACAGCCCCCGGTGCAGACCAGCCATAGAGACGACACAGCCCCGACGCGGAGGGTCAGTACCCCCGGCGCCGAGGCAACGTCAACAAGGGGATCAGCTCTTGGCCGACGGAGTAGCGGACGCGCTCTTGCAGCTGTCCTGCTTGCCCATCGCCTTGCCGACCTCCCCCTCCTGCAGCTTCTCCAGCGCCTCGTTGCCGCTCTTGCTGAGCTTGTCCAGCTCGCCCGCGATGTTCTTGAGGCCGTCCGCGAAGTCCGCCTGGTCCTTGGTGTCGAGGTCGTCGACCTGCTTCTTGAGGCCTTCGTACGACTTGGAGATGGCGTTGAGCTCCTTGACGGCGTCGTCCGTCTTCTTCTGCCCGCCGTCGACCGGCGGCGCGCCCGCGCCCTTCACGGAGGCGCCCATCGCCTTGTAGGCGTCGGACATGTCCTGGAACGCCTTGGAGTCCGTCTTCTGGACGTCGGCAGGCGCGCTGTTGTCCGAGGTCTCCTTCTGGATCGCGGCGTTGGCGTCCGCGATCTTCTTCGACTGCGGCTGTACGGAGTCACAGACCTTCTTGGCCCAGTCGTCCAGCTTCTTGTCGCCGTCGTCGCTGCACCCGGACAACGCGAGTACCAGTACCGCACCGCCGGACAGTGCGGCTGCAAGCTTCTTGTTCACCGGATTGGTCCCTTCCATGGCTCTCGGCCCCGGAACTTACACGCCAACTGGGCGACAACCGCATGTCGGGGGCCCCATACAACCGCTATTGAAGCCATTTGCACCAAGGGACAGCGGAGCAGGGAGCGCGAGAGAAGGCTCACGGCGCACCCCCGGCACGCCGACGGGCGGACGGCGCATCAAAAAGCGCCGTCCGCCCGTGTGTTGGCCCGCGTGCGGGCCCACGTGTTGGGCAGAGCCCGACCCGGAGTTACGAAACCACGGCCGGATCGGCCGGTTTCGCCACCATCTCGGAGTTGCCCTCGTCCCCGACGGCGATGCCCCGCCGCTTGGAGACGTAGACCGCGCCGATGATGACCGCGATGGAGAGCACCGCGATCAGCACCCGCATCCCGACACTGGCGTCGTCCCCGTAGCTGAACTTGACGACCGCGGGCGCGATCAGCAGTGCCACGAGGTTCATCACCTTCAGCAGGGGGTTGATCGCGGGGCCCGCGGTGTCCTTGAACGGGTCGCCCACGGTGTCGCCGATGACGACCGCGGCATGGGCCTCGCTGCCCTTGCCGCCGTGGTGACCGTCCTCGACGAGCTTCTTCGCGTTGTCCCAGGCGCCACCGGAGTTGGCGAGGAAGACCGCCATCAGGGTGCCGGTGCCGATCGCGCCCGCCAGGAACGAGCCGAGCGCGCCGACGCCGAGCGAGAAGCCGACCGCGATCGGCGTGAGCACGGCGAGCAGACCCGGCGTGGCCAGCTCGCGCAGCGCGTCCTTGGTGCAGATGTCGACGACGCGCCCGTACTCCGGTTCCTCGGAGTAGTCCATGATCCCTGGGTGCTCGCGGAACTGCCGCCGCACCTCGTAGACCACGGCACCGGCCGACCGCGACACCGCGTTGATCGCGAGCCCCGAGAAGAGGAAGACGACCGCGGCGCCGAGGATCAGGCCCACCAGGTTGTTGGGCTGTGAGATGTCCATCACGAGATTCATCGGGGCGCCGTCGCCCATCTTCTCGCCGACGTCCTTGGCGGCGGTAGCGATGGCGTCGCGATACGACCCGAAGAGCGCCGAGGCCGCGAGGACCGCGGTCGCGATGGCGATGCCCTTGGTGATGGCCTTGGTGGTGTTGCCGACGGCGTCCAGGTCGGTGAGCACCTGCGCGCCCGAACCCGCGACGTCGCCGGACATCTCCGCGATGCCCTGCGCGTTGTCCGAAACGG contains these protein-coding regions:
- a CDS encoding DUF7059 domain-containing protein — encoded protein: MGSVSNASLPLPSSDRADVAAALRGALIGADFTADGLLELLGAPAYAALARSETVPALRATRDGGALSALVRLFLLQESVPHARVADVLPVDALLESGWLAEDGGALRATVDVRPYGGPSGEDWFIASDLGCAVGGAGGIGSRDEGVVLGVGGASTTLAGITVRTPAASALDLGTGSGIQALHAAQHATRVTATDLNPRALHFTRLTLALSGAPEADLREGSLFEPVGEETYDLIVSNPPFVISPGARLTYRDGGMGGDDLCRSLVQEAGERLNEGGYAQFLANWQHVADEEWQDRLRSWVPRGCDAWIVQREVQDITQYAELWLRDAGDHRTDPAEYAARYEAWLDEFDARGTRAVGFGWITLRKTGAAEPSITVEEWPHPVEQPLGDAVREFFERQDYLRTHDDAALLAAHFKLADEVVQEQVGLPGAEDPEHVVLRQHRGMRRATKVDTVGAGFAGVCDGSLSAGRILDAIAQLVGEDPVLLRDRTPAQIRLLVGQGFLLPVGE